The sequence actctGGGTTTACTTCATTATTcattgttcttaattttttttgttttaatcaaaattgttaAAATTGAATGTGAAAATTTGGTACTGAAAGACTCATACCTTTTTTGACTCTGAAATAGAATGTACGTGTCACAGGAATAGGAAGGAAAAAGACTTACAAATAATTAGTCACCAGAAGCCATGGATGATCCTGAGGAAGCAAGAGTTAGGGACAATGAAACAGCAAATGAGCAAGTATTTAATAATCCAATGGTGGTCAGTCAACCAATGGTTTTGTGTGATTATGCAATGTCATCAACTGGCATTAAATCTGCGATTAGGCTGCCAGTCATTCAGGCAaacaactttgagctgaagccagtGACTCTTCAAATGATTCAAGCAATTCAGTTCAGTGAGCTACCTAATAAAGACCCCAATCTTCATATCACGAAATTTCTTGAAGTTTGTGATACAGTTAAGTATAATGGAGTGGACGATGAAGCAGTTCGCCTACGTCTATTTCCTTTCTCTTTGAGGGACAAAGCAAAAACTGGTTGAATTCATTGCCACCAGATTCCATTGTTACATGGGATGATCTTGTTCATAAATTCCTTGCCAAATTCTTTCCACCAGCCGAAACAGCAAAGATGCGGattgaaatcaataattttGCTCAATATGAAGGCGAAACTTTATATGAGGCATGGGAAAGATACAAGGAATTATTAAGGAAATGTCCTCATCATAGGTTACATAAGTGGATCTAAATTCAAAACTTTTACCAAGGCCTGAACAACACCACCAAAACACTAGTGGATGCATCAGCAGGTGGAGctttaatgaaaaaaactatTGATGAGGCATATGAATTGCTATAAGATATGGCTGCTAACAACTATCAATGGCCTAATGAGCGAAACATGCCAAGGAAGGTGGCTGGAGTACATGAGATCGATGCCATTACCAACCTCTCAGCCTAAATAGCAACTCTCTCAAAGCAGTAATAGAATAGTAATTTGGCAGCAAATGCAGTAAAGACTACCTCTCTGGCTTGTGAAATGTGTCATGGGCCTCATCAAAGCTTTGAATGTCCAGCTAGTAGCTCTTTTTCACAAATGACAGCAGAGCAAGCTCAATATGTGGGGAATTTTAACAGACAACAAGATAACCCCTACTCCAATAGGTACAATCTAGGATGGCGGAATCATCCTAACCTATCTTGGAAAAATAACTCAACCCTGCATGAATAAAGAAATCCAccacaagagaagaaaataaatatggaGGAAGCAATGACTCAGTTGGCTACAACTCAAACACAATTCATGAATGAAACTCGCACTACTCTACAAAATCAGTCTGCACAAATCAGGAATTTGGAGGTTTAGTTAAGTCAAATGGCAGGTATGCTAACAGAGAGACAACAGGGAAGCTTGCCTAGCACATCTGAGGTAAATCCAAGAAAGAGTGCAATGAACAATGCAATGCAATCACTTTGAGGAATGGAAAGGACTTAAAGATGCCAGAGAAAAAGTCTGAGTCTGTAGATCAAAAGCATGATCAAGATAACCAAGAACACAACAAGTCTGAAGCTCAGATTGAAGCATCATTACCACAAGATAGATTTACCAGAATCCCTTTTCCTCAACGTTTGAGAAAGAATAAGCTTGACCAACAGTTTGCTAAATTCTTGGATGTATTCAAGAAGCTTCACATTAATATCCCATTTGCTGAAGCTCTTGAACAAATGCCTGCTAAATTCTTGGATGTATTCAAGAAGCTTCACATTAATATCCCATTTGTTAAAGCTCTTGAACAAATGCCGAGCTATGTGAAGTTTATGAAAGAAATTCTTTCAAACAAAAGGAAGATTAAGGATTATGAGAGGGTCACACTTACTGAAGAGTGTAGTACAATCTTACAAAAGAAGTTGCCACCCAAACTCAAGGATTCGGGTAGTTTCACCATCCCATGCTCGATTGGGAATGTGGTGTTTGAGAGGGCATTATGTGATTTGGGAGCAAGTATCAATTTAATGCCCTTATCAATCTTCAAGAAGCTTAACTAGGGAGAAGCATGGCCTACTACAGTCACATTGCAACTAGCAGATTGTTCATTGAAGCATCCCAGGGGAGTAATAGAAGATGTTCTTATCAAGATAGATAAGTTCATATTTCCAGCTGATTTCATTGTACTTGACATAGAAGAAGACAAATACATACCAATTATATTAGGCAAACCATTTTTGGCTACCGGGAGAGCGATTATTGATGTGCAAAAGGGAGAATTACGTCTTCGGCTCCAAGAGGAAGAAATGACTTTTAACGTTTTTGATGCTATAAAATATCCTCAAGCAAGTGAATGTTACTTTCATATTGATGAGAAAAATCTTTTGCAATTGAATGAGTTTGATGAGTTTCGGAATGAAGCTTATAAAATGTCAGAacttatgaaaagaaaacaaatgctaGGCATGGAAAATTCAAGCTGAAGTGGTGTGGACCATTCACAATCAATAAGATGTTACCATATGTTGTTGCAGAAGTCATTCATCTAGAGAAAGGAACTCTCAAAATTAATGGGTAGTGGATGAAGCCATATTTTTGGGTGGAGTTTTGACAAGGGTAAAAGGAAAATCATCTTGAACCCACCATGACAAAGGAGTCGTCAAGCTGAGgacgttaaacaaagcgctAGCAGGGAGACAACCCAtgcatttttaacattttattttattttatttttcttatcttattttgttttattttgtagttCACCTCTCATAAGCTCCAACCTTCCAAGAACACCCACCACCAAAGAATGACAGTGAAGAGATGCAAATCAAGACATTCAGgggaatttttattcttattttatgcattttatttatttatttatttatttctctttgctcacattgaggacaatgtttTCTTCTAAGTTTGGGGGTGTGGtggtgtttaaaaaaaatgaaaaaaaaattgaaaaaaaagttatttagtTTGTGAAACAATGATGGCCTATGATAAAAATTCAAGTGACTTTTctaatccatgaaaaacaatagaTGTGTCTCTCTTTTGACTATAGTGCTTGTGTTGCTCTATTTTTGGTTCCTTTACACTCTTAGCGCACCCAGTTATGCTTACTAAGTTGTCTAAATGCTTAGAGATCATTTATGCAAATTAGGAGCTTACTAAAGCCTTAAAAGACCCTAGAATTAGTTAGTTAGGTCATttgtttcaaagaaaaaaaaacagaaaaagctaccacctttgATGTGTGAAGCCACTTCTGAAAAGTCAAATACTAAGTATGCCATATtggtagaaagggctacctcaaAGGATGTGTTAAAGCTACcgttttagatatatatatatatgtatatatatatatatataaattgatgatgaaatgaagaaaaaaaaaagtgaaaaaaatgaagaaatatatataagtaaataagttTGGGGGTTCAATTAAAGGTTAGGTGGgttctttttttttgcataaacaAACAAGAGTTCAAGGATAGCGAAGTAGCAAAGACTggatacacacacacatggaaCCTTAAATGGAGTAAGATTTGCCCTCTAGTTGAAATTGTAGACCGtgcttaaaatttctttttatgggTTTGAAAAATCTAACTTCGAGGCCAGAGTTCCACTTAATGTTGCCATTAATCAtatttgatgagtataatttgcattcaatatatagaccttctttaactcataatgaattaaatttgaattgttttgaaccaattttactcctaatcttattgttattgcattgtaggaaagaaagaaaatgatttgaaggaagaacatgtaaaaagcacaaaattgaaaaaagaagagcaaagtttcaacaaagagggaacaagcaacaTAGAAAATCTAGCACCTAGGCGCTAGCATGTAGCGCTTAGGCACTACAACATTAAGAGGTGCAAAACAGAAACTATAGCGCCTAGGCACTACAATCTTTggcgcctaggcgctaccctgatttttatgttataaaagggGCTAGGGTTGAGACGAAAAGGGAGGAGAATTTTGGAGATCAAGAGTTCGGGAGCGAAGATTCAGCGTGGATTCATTGCCAGGCTTTAGTttctagtttttctttgtttatttgattatgaaccttattCATATCAACAACTttgcaattattattttctaaatactttttctagggctacgatGCAGCCAGACTATGAAAAcctagattcatctttgtttaatttaattgatacttgtttcaagactatgttggatattttaatctatgcttaatgcttgtgattgcttgatcatcaattgcatgattagtaatttgatttgagaccgagagatgataattgaattaggtcttggttgaaatatcatacaatcatcataagatagagatatttatgaggttgtatgcatcattataaatttctagaacTTAATGAGTTCTATAGGTTCAcagttatctcagagatgatgttaacttatctagtggaatatgctattgatgcttgagaaagatcaatatgtaatttaggaaaatttgatgacaacataagaaacaaacattgattgattaaattagatgatctaggtggaagtagtctaggtgaactcggaaaccctagaatttcttgacattgatttctccttatatatctctctctctagtccttgaattagattttctaaattaaacctcttcaatctcattaatcaagtagaactagggttagtaattttggtaattaataagcTCAATCCTCATGGGAAagatactctcttatcattatattacttgtttacAATAGCGCATACTTGCGTTATATAAATCACACCAACACAATTCCACCATATTCTTTTTGAACATATACTGGATAGTACACATCCATTGAAAGACACCTTGAGAGTCAATGGAAGGTATTGTCTTATGATAAGTTTGAATTAAAGACTTCACTCTCATATAAAGAACTAGACCCCAACATTTGCTTATTTCATTCAAATACCGATTCCTATGCCATCTGAGATCAACAGCCATAGCCACATTAAAACACACTTCGATAATGTATCACATAGATTGAGATCTTGGCTAATAAGGCAACAAAGGTATCTTCTATTCTAGTGGTGCTTAAACATGGGCCATAGAGAACATGAAGAATGGTGGAGTGGAGAAGAAGTTAGTGAGGTACAATgggaaaaaatagagaaaagaagTAAGGTGCCTTCTTATACAAGATAAAATGACAACCTATGTATGTGTTGAGAAGACCTGGTGGCAACCATCCCCAACAAAGGCACCTAAGGGGTAATTTGGGTATATTATCAATGTCTCATGGTGTGGGTTTACAACAAGGACAAATATGTATGAAAGTTAAACCAGTATATTAAATTATCAGAGGGACTAATTGGGATCATAGAAAAGTCAAAgtgactaataaataattttctcttatttttattttaaaaaaatatttaaatgagagATGTTTGGCTGTGGgataaaagaatgaaatcaaacaaaataaatatttacttaaaaaattaaaatacctttataatatgttataaaatattttgataggGAATAGTGTCCATCCATAATCATACATATGGTCTAGGATTAGCATATGACGttttattaaagaaacataaataataatttcattattattttacacTAAATAGTTTAGTATTGATATATCTTATTAATTTGataaagggaaaagaaaataaattcttaTCTTATGTAACATAATACTTAGGTAGAAATAGACTTAATACACtaaaaatgtattaaaaaaaccaaattaggTACATAAGGTTACCGAGCAACCCAACATGGTTGCCAATCTCTACCTCGGTGTAACAAGTAAGTAAAAAGCAAGCATATAAACTTCAACAAAGATAGGTAGCCAAatttaggccttgtttggattagaTCTGGGAAGCCCAGTAGCGTTTTTTAATAAGTTAAGCGCTTCtaggcaaaaaaaaaagttgttttaatTAGCTTCTCTGCGAAAGAAAAAGTTGCAAAAAAGTAggaatactatttttttttttcaaaaactggTCATGTGATgcttccgaaaaaaaaaacagtttttcAAAAGCAGTTTCGTGGTTACACAAATACTTAGCTGCccttatgaaagaaagaaatgacaTAGGTTCATAAGGTTTCTCTCCAAGATTTTTGCATCCCCATTCAATCTTCTCTACCTCCAAGATCTAAAGGCTCCCTTCCTGTCTGCTCCTGCCCCCGCCCTCGTGTTACTAATTCATAATAATGGGGTATTATGATAATTCAATGAATActcattttagtaatttgttactaaaaaattttatttacgaatgcacatccaaacaacttcacaaaTACAAAAGTACTTCTACATTAACaaatccaaatacaaaatacagagAAGCATTTAACTTACTCTGAGAAGCACTTTTTTCCAAATTCTTTCTATCAACtgaaaaaagcacttttttaaaagccaatccaaacaaggccttagaTTTATATTGTTCAAATACTCAATGCTTTATAACTCAAGCCGAAGACCCTTTTGATTGGTTAAGTTAAAAGAGCTATTCAACAATTGATCAGAGTACACCCTCATGAACATAAGATAACTACACATGCCAACTCTCACACATGTCCCGAATGTACCCAAATTCTTTCAAGCCTTGCAACTAATAATCACTTGCGCCACATCTTGATCATGCACTCATGTCTTGCCCAAGTCTAACTCCCATGTGTTATCATTGGCCATACGTGCCTCCGTATTAACACATGTCTTTGATCAAGTCTTGCTTCTAGGTTCAACACCTTGCCTGCCTACTTTGATCTAATCCTTATTTCCTTGTGCATCACCATGCTTTCATGTCTTGATTAAGTATTGGTCCCTTTGTGCAGCATTGCGCTTGTACATCTCAATTAAGTCTGACTTCAACGCATAGTGCATCTTGATCAACCTAGGCTACCATAATAATGTGATTTTTTAGAGTGAATTAGTAAGTGCACTAGCCATTTCAAGTAATATAAAGATGAGTAGAGTGTCAAATCCTAGGATGACTATGGTAATCAATGATAACAAGTAATACTAATGTTGTCATTATTTGAGAAATCTAAAGAACGAATGGTCAATAATATCAAAacttagaaaataaataaaaaatgaactgAAGATCATTTTGGGAGAGTTTCAATATCAAAAAGATGTTATGGTTTTAGTCTCTCTTGTGCTTGCAAATGATCAGATTATTAGAGTGAGGATCGATGAGTTTCTAGACTTTTAAATGGTTTCAACTAAACTAAAGTTCTTTCCTCCAAGCAATCATAGCCAGTTATAAATTAAGGGTCTAAAATAGAATTCAAATCAAGCTATATGACTTCCTAAATATTATTCTTTTCATGTATCTCTACTCTTGGCACGACTAATATGAATTCAAAAGATAAAGACCAATCTTGTGACTAGAACCTTAGATTCTCTACTCCAAGCAACCTAGTTAACCTCATAACCTCTTCTATAGAAGTTTAGAACCTTACTTTAGGCTACCTGAACTTGTAAAAGACTTACAATTAATCTTATGAGCCATCCTACCCTAAAATCTCTACTTTGAGCATCCTAAATCAAAGCACTATGCCTATGTAGTTAAAGTCGAGTGAGATACATCTAGATTAAATTCTAGGATTTCTACTTTGGGTATCCAAGATCATTCTAAAAATGAGTTAGAACATTAGATGCCCTCTTCGAGGAAACCCAATAACAAATCCAATATGAATTCAAAAGATATACTAGAATAAAAGAGAAATTTATGATTGATACTGTCAGTTAAAAGCCGTTAATTCATTAACCCATA comes from Dioscorea cayenensis subsp. rotundata cultivar TDr96_F1 chromosome 15, TDr96_F1_v2_PseudoChromosome.rev07_lg8_w22 25.fasta, whole genome shotgun sequence and encodes:
- the LOC120277705 gene encoding uncharacterized protein LOC120277705 translates to MPEKKSESVDQKHDQDNQEHNKSEAQIEASLPQDRFTRIPFPQRLRKNKLDQQFAKFLDVFKKLHINIPFAEALEQMPAKFLDVFKKLHINIPFVKALEQMPSYVKFMKEILSNKRKIKDYERVTLTEECSTILQKKLPPKLKDSGSFTIPCSIGNVVFERALCDLGASINLMPLSIFKKLN